In Lacrimispora indolis DSM 755, a genomic segment contains:
- a CDS encoding GNAT family N-acetyltransferase, whose translation MNTDFVNLTTENLVNEHLCCIIRSKKPHQGIEAKKQWLSDRLNEGHVFRKLNEKATVFIEYAPLETAWVPITGENYYYLYCLWVSGSYKGKGYGKLLMKYCLDDAKERGKSGICMLGAKKQKSFLSDQSFAKKFGFEVVDTTNNGYELLALSFDGTTPKFAQNVKNQEIESKELTIYYDMQCPYVYQSIEMVKQYCEMNDVPVSFIQVDTLQKAKELPCVFNNWGVFYKGKFETVNLLDVASIKRILKK comes from the coding sequence ATGAATACTGATTTTGTGAACTTAACAACAGAAAATCTTGTCAATGAGCATTTATGCTGCATTATCCGCAGTAAAAAGCCCCATCAAGGTATTGAAGCAAAGAAACAATGGCTTTCAGACCGGCTAAATGAAGGTCATGTCTTTAGAAAGTTAAATGAGAAGGCTACAGTTTTTATTGAATACGCTCCTCTTGAAACAGCTTGGGTTCCCATAACTGGTGAAAACTATTATTATCTGTATTGCTTATGGGTTTCTGGCAGTTACAAAGGAAAAGGGTATGGGAAATTGCTGATGAAGTATTGTTTGGATGATGCTAAAGAAAGGGGGAAATCCGGCATTTGTATGCTTGGAGCAAAAAAACAAAAATCTTTTCTTTCTGACCAATCATTTGCGAAGAAGTTCGGCTTTGAGGTTGTTGATACTACCAATAACGGATATGAGTTGCTTGCACTTTCTTTTGACGGAACAACGCCAAAGTTCGCACAAAATGTTAAAAACCAAGAAATTGAAAGCAAAGAGCTAACTATTTATTATGATATGCAATGCCCCTATGTCTATCAAAGCATTGAAATGGTAAAACAATATTGTGAAATGAATGACGTTCCTGTATCTTTTATTCAAGTGGATACGCTACAAAAAGCAAAGGAATTGCCTTGTGTTTTCAATAACTGGGGGGTGTTTTATAAAGGAAAATTTGAGACAGTGAATTTGTTAGATGTCGCTTCCATAAAGAGAATACTTAAAAAATAA